The Primulina huaijiensis isolate GDHJ02 chromosome 10, ASM1229523v2, whole genome shotgun sequence region ACCTCATCATTGTTCTTCGAGGTTGTGGTCAAAGTATTCTTCCTATAAGATCTGATAGGAGGCCAACCAACCACCTGTGCCCTGCAACAAGACATAAACAATAACAGAGCCAAGCACCATTGAATAAAACCACCTCTCTCAACCACAACTATCTAAATCATTCCCTTTATTTTCCCGTGAAATTTTAGCACTTACTTAGCAGCAGGTGCACTGTTGGTGTTAGAGTCGTTAACCTTCTTGTTGCATTCCTTCGATGCTTTTGCAGGTATATCTGGCATAACATTTGTCCCAGTATTACCAGCTAATTTTGAGTTTCCAGAATCAGAACCTGCAGGATTGAACATCCAATTTCCCACACCAAACAAGGAACTTTTCGATTCTGATAATTCATTGGCAGTGTCACAGAATCCTCTTTTACTCCCAGAAACAACTATTTTTTGTGCCAATGAGCAGACTCCATCCTTCGACGGAACTAAAGGAAATAATTGCTTTTCATCAAGCTTCCCCATGCTGGTCAGGTTAATGTCTGAATCTCGTTCGGGGGATTGTGATCCAGGAAGGCCAAGCCTCAATTCTGTCGCCTTCAGAGTTAAATTATTCTTGGTTTCCTGGGTCACATCAGACACTGCAGAGCTGTCCACCGAGGAACAATCAGTCAATCCCAGGTAATTGCGCTCTTTCAACCCCAGGCCATTCTGAGAGATAGATTCAGATGATGCTGAAGAAGCCATCAAAGAAACATTACAATGACTTT contains the following coding sequences:
- the LOC140986131 gene encoding auxin-responsive protein IAA9-like, which gives rise to MSPPLLGVEDQSHCNVSLMASSASSESISQNGLGLKERNYLGLTDCSSVDSSAVSDVTQETKNNLTLKATELRLGLPGSQSPERDSDINLTSMGKLDEKQLFPLVPSKDGVCSLAQKIVVSGSKRGFCDTANELSESKSSLFGVGNWMFNPAGSDSGNSKLAGNTGTNVMPDIPAKASKECNKKVNDSNTNSAPAAKAQVVGWPPIRSYRKNTLTTTSKNNDEVDGKPGPGALFVKVSMATAPYLRKVDLKTYSSYQELSTGLEKMFGCFTIGQCGSNGTPSKEMLNESKLKDLLHGPDYVLTYEDKDGDWMLVGDVPWEMFIISCKRLKIMKGSDAIGLAPRTMEKSKSRN